One part of the Algibacter sp. L1A34 genome encodes these proteins:
- a CDS encoding class I SAM-dependent DNA methyltransferase, with protein sequence MNKSSHNKLVSFIWSIADDCLRDVYVRGKYRDVILPMIVLRRLDALLEPTKAAVLEELAFQRDEAGFTEWDESGLREASGYVFYNVSTWTLQKLKDTATNSQQILQANFEDYLNGFSPNVKEIIEKFKLRSQVRHMATKDVLLDVLEKFTSSYINLTPFEKEDPEGRKLPALSNLGMGYVFEELIRKFNEENNEEAGEHFTPREVIDLMTHIIFDPIKDNLPPVMTIYDPACGSGGMLTESQNFIKDEAGEIRATGDVYLYGKEINDETYAICKSDMMIKGNNPENIRVGSTLSTDEFAGKSFDFMLSNPPYGKSWSSEQKYIKDGKDVIDPRFKISLKNYWNVEEEADAIPRSSDGQLLFLMEMVDKMKSLSQSKTGTRIASVHNGSSLFTGDAGGGESNIRRHIIENDWLEAIVQLPNNLFYNTGITTYIWILSNNKAANRKGKVQLIDAGQLYRKLRKNLGNKNCEFSPKHITKIVNTYTNMSVAEREGEQGISAQVFDNTDFGYYKATIERPKRLCAQFTAERIEILRYDRVLQEPMQYAFETFGDSIYTNTKQHEKEILEWCEKNELNLSSANKTKLIKPATWLKHLNLVKAGTALLKAIGDQEYNDFNQFKKLVDAEIKTQKLSISASDKKAILNAVSWYDAEAEKVIKKVEKLSGDKLNKRLAHLDCEEKDLADFGYYATAKKGEYIIYETESDLRDTENVPLKDNIHSYFKREVQPHVPEAWINLDATKIGYEISFNKYFYKHTPLRNIEDVTKDILDLEKQSDGLISEILNLV encoded by the coding sequence ATGAACAAATCATCCCACAATAAATTAGTATCCTTTATCTGGTCTATTGCAGACGATTGTTTGCGAGATGTTTACGTACGCGGAAAATACCGTGACGTCATTTTACCAATGATAGTACTACGTCGTTTAGACGCCCTTTTAGAACCAACAAAAGCCGCCGTTTTAGAAGAACTAGCCTTTCAACGTGACGAAGCTGGTTTTACAGAATGGGACGAATCTGGTTTACGCGAAGCTTCAGGTTATGTATTTTATAACGTTAGCACCTGGACCCTTCAAAAGCTAAAAGACACCGCAACCAATAGCCAACAAATATTACAAGCCAATTTTGAAGATTACCTAAACGGTTTCAGTCCTAATGTGAAGGAAATCATCGAGAAATTCAAACTGCGTAGTCAAGTGCGCCACATGGCAACCAAAGATGTATTGTTAGATGTTTTGGAAAAATTTACATCCTCATACATTAACTTAACACCTTTTGAAAAAGAAGATCCAGAAGGTAGAAAATTACCTGCCTTATCTAATTTAGGAATGGGTTATGTATTTGAAGAATTAATCAGAAAATTCAACGAAGAAAATAACGAAGAAGCAGGAGAACATTTTACACCTCGCGAAGTGATTGATTTAATGACGCACATTATCTTCGACCCAATTAAAGACAATTTACCACCAGTAATGACCATTTACGATCCTGCTTGTGGTTCTGGAGGAATGCTTACCGAAAGTCAAAACTTTATTAAAGATGAAGCAGGCGAGATTCGTGCTACAGGAGATGTCTATCTCTACGGAAAAGAAATAAACGACGAAACCTACGCCATTTGTAAGTCTGATATGATGATTAAAGGAAACAATCCTGAAAACATCAGAGTAGGTTCTACCTTATCTACAGACGAGTTTGCAGGCAAGTCTTTCGATTTTATGTTGTCTAATCCACCTTACGGAAAATCATGGTCTAGTGAACAAAAATATATTAAGGATGGTAAAGATGTGATCGATCCGCGTTTTAAAATCTCTTTAAAAAACTATTGGAATGTAGAAGAGGAAGCAGATGCCATTCCAAGATCGTCCGACGGACAATTACTGTTCTTAATGGAAATGGTAGATAAGATGAAATCTTTATCTCAAAGCAAAACAGGAACACGTATTGCTTCGGTACATAACGGAAGTAGCCTATTTACAGGAGATGCAGGAGGAGGCGAAAGTAACATACGCAGACACATTATAGAAAACGATTGGCTAGAAGCCATTGTGCAATTACCAAACAACCTGTTTTACAATACAGGTATTACTACCTATATCTGGATTTTAAGTAACAATAAAGCAGCTAACCGAAAAGGTAAAGTACAATTGATTGATGCAGGACAACTGTACCGTAAACTACGTAAAAACTTAGGAAACAAAAACTGTGAGTTCTCGCCAAAACACATTACTAAAATTGTAAATACCTATACCAACATGAGCGTTGCAGAACGCGAAGGCGAGCAAGGCATCTCAGCACAGGTATTCGATAATACGGATTTTGGCTATTACAAAGCCACTATAGAAAGACCAAAACGTTTATGCGCCCAATTTACAGCAGAACGAATAGAAATCTTACGTTACGATAGAGTGTTACAAGAACCGATGCAATATGCGTTTGAAACTTTTGGAGACAGCATATACACCAACACCAAGCAACACGAAAAAGAGATTTTAGAATGGTGCGAAAAAAACGAGCTCAACTTATCATCTGCCAATAAAACAAAACTGATTAAGCCTGCAACATGGTTAAAGCACTTAAACTTGGTAAAAGCAGGAACAGCTTTATTAAAAGCCATTGGTGACCAAGAATACAACGACTTTAACCAATTTAAAAAATTAGTAGATGCTGAAATTAAAACCCAAAAACTAAGCATTTCTGCAAGCGATAAAAAAGCCATTTTAAATGCGGTAAGTTGGTACGATGCTGAAGCCGAAAAAGTCATTAAAAAAGTAGAAAAACTATCTGGCGATAAACTAAACAAACGCTTAGCCCATTTAGATTGCGAAGAAAAAGACTTAGCAGACTTTGGGTATTACGCAACTGCTAAAAAAGGAGAATACATAATCTACGAAACAGAAAGCGACCTACGCGACACCGAAAACGTACCGCTTAAAGACAACATACACAGTTACTTTAAACGCGAAGTACAACCACACGTACCAGAAGCTTGGATAAACCTAGACGCTACCAAAATTGGTTATGAGATTAGCTTCAACAAATACTTTTACAAGCACACCCCATTACGTAACATAGAAGACGTAACCAAAGATATACTAGACTTAGAA